The following proteins are encoded in a genomic region of Heliangelus exortis chromosome 7, bHelExo1.hap1, whole genome shotgun sequence:
- the FAS gene encoding tumor necrosis factor receptor superfamily member 6 produces the protein MAQGLLPLLLVSVLIIETQCKNYTEAVTHVAHNKLIKRRIIAKREIKCNLDEYNLGVKCCKKCEPGFVKNIDCPTDISKHCVPCENGKEYINHVNDLEKCLRCTSCDRTFGLEVAKNCTPAQNTECTCAKNFFCNSSLPCTHCDACTVCESGMIEKQCTPSSDTVCRSKGEPWWIIGLIVLLLLAIAGIYWYCVKHKSHTSKQNQSEVVPRETSYETIPLIDIDVDLSSHVARIVDEMKLQEVKTFVRYCGVSEPVIDQIDQDCLKDTYEQKIKLFQVWYQEHGIKGGCGTLLRSLRELKMCAAADKIEDKLKAILSKCQEGGQSDRDDAEQSTTCAQESINSYNNNAEQSKTYSNSLEETRHGNT, from the exons ATGGCTCAGGGactccttcccctgctcctc GTGTCTGTTTTAATTATTGAAACACAGTGCAAAAATTATACTGAAGCTGTAACACATGTGGCAcacaataaattaattaaaaggaGGATCATTGCTAAAAGGGAGATAAAGTGTAACCTGGATGAATACAATTTAGGTGTCAAGTGTTGCAAGAAATGTGAACCTG gttttgttaaaaatatcGACTGCCCAACAGATATCAGCAAGCACTGTGTTCCCtgtgaaaatggaaaggaaTACATAAATCATGTCAATGATTTGGAAAAGTGTTTGCGATGCACTTCATGTGACAGGACATTTG gcTTGGAGGTTGCAAAGAACTGTACCCCAGCACAGAATACAGAATGCACCTGTGCGAAAAACTTCTTTTGCAATTCTTCTTTACCATGTACACACTGTGATGCCTGTACCGT ATGTGAAAGTGGAATGATTGAAAAACAGTGTACTCCAAGTTCAGACACTGTGTGCAGAAGCAAAG GAGAGCCATGGTGGATCATTGGTCTTATAGTGTTACTTCTATTAGCAATAGCTGGGATATACTGGT ACTGTGTAAAACATAAGAGTCATACTAGCAAGCAGAACCAAAGTGAAGTAGTCCCCAGAGAGACTTCTTAT gagaCTATACCTCTCATAGACATAG ATGTTGACCTGAGTAGCCACGTGGCTCGTATTGTGGACGAGATGAAACTCCAAGAAGTCAAGACATTCGTTCGTTACTGCGGAGTATCAGAACCTGTAATAGATCAAATTGATCAGGACTGTTTAAAGGATACATATGAACAGAAGATTAAGCTATTTCAAGTGTGGTATCAAGAGCACGGGATAAAAGGTGGCTGTGGAACGCTATTACGCAGCCTGAGAGAGTTGAAAATGTGCGCTGCAGCTGATAAAATTGAGGATAAACTAAAGGCAATTCTTTCCAAGTGTCAAGAAGGGGGACAGTCTGATAGAGATGATGCTGAACAAAGCACAACCTGTGCTCAGGAAAGTATAAACTCCTATAATAATAATGCTGAACAAAGTAAAACCTATTCTAATAGTTTGGAAGAGACACGGCACGGAAACacttga